The Syntrophorhabdaceae bacterium genomic interval CCTTAAGGAGCCCTACCTGGTTGACGGCGCCGATGACGATGAAAATGCCTATGAGAAAGGAGATGGACTGCCAGTCGAATTCCTTTACCCCGTAAAACCATCTGCTTCTCAACATGGCCAGGGATAGAAGGCCCAGGATAAGACCGACCCAGCCCTGCCACCTCAGGAAAGCTGCCACCTCATTCGGTACGAGCGCGAGGGCCCAGCAACTCAGGAGGAAGACCGCGCTCGAACCCAGGGTCAGGCGCATCTTGTGTTCGTCGGTCTCATCGGGCTCGGGGGAGATCACATCCACCAGGACGATGAAGAGGGCAAAGACGGTGAGGACGACAATGGAAGACATGGGAAATCCCGTTGCTTTGAGGACGGTGGCTATGGCGCAGCCGATCAGGCCGATCGCCATGAGTATGACCGATCTCTTCCCCACCACCACCTTGGGAGTCTTCAGGTCGACGATGTTATTGAGCTTCCGGAACTGGACCATGAGTACCAGCATGGCGGCTAAAACCCCGAATATCGAGAGCGTTCCCAGCCCGGGCCTTCCCTGGAACCAGTAAAAATCCATGAAGGACATGTTGGTCTGCATGGCGAGGATGAGGGCGGGAGGATCGGCCATCATGCTCACGGTGGTGACGATGTTCGAGGCAACGGCAAGGGCGATAAGGTAGAGGAAGAGGGAGGCCTTGAGCCTGTCCGCCATCTCGATGGCGAGGGGAGCGAGCATGAGC includes:
- a CDS encoding SLC13 family permease produces the protein MWQFLSPEAAKWVTLIIFILVFAFILHRKVPIQYLSLGAAAILIALGIISPGTAFLDNDNGVSWDVLAIYFGYGMLAMVLQQSRLPGAIANWILPRLRKEKFALLFLCCLAALLSSFMANPVVVLMLAPLAIEMADRLKASLFLYLIALAVASNIVTTVSMMADPPALILAMQTNMSFMDFYWFQGRPGLGTLSIFGVLAAMLVLMVQFRKLNNIVDLKTPKVVVGKRSVILMAIGLIGCAIATVLKATGFPMSSIVVLTVFALFIVLVDVISPEPDETDEHKMRLTLGSSAVFLLSCWALALVPNEVAAFLRWQGWVGLILGLLSLAMLRSRWFYGVKEFDWQSISFLIGIFIVIGAVNQVGLLKELADWMTRVGLTNPIVVFVIITWISVILSAVIDNVPYTILMIPVCGYLAKTLNVNPFYLYFGMLIGTGIGGNLTPVGATANVLACGMLEKRGYKIDLWKYMKI